A single window of Nicotiana tomentosiformis chromosome 1, ASM39032v3, whole genome shotgun sequence DNA harbors:
- the LOC138896823 gene encoding uncharacterized mitochondrial protein AtMg00810-like translates to MLGCKPCATQIASGSKLSALDGTPPSDPQAYRSTVGALQYITLTRPDLSYAVNHACQFMANPITVHDQCLKRILRYLKGTLHYIMVLDFLIALSQHFFLLLLCGAGCPTIRRSTTGFCIYFGDNLISWGSKKKPTVARASAEAEYKALAITASEI, encoded by the coding sequence ATGCTTGGTTGCAAACCTTGTGCTACACAAATTGCTTCCGGTTCTAAACTTTCAGCTTTGGATGGTACACCTCCCTCTGATCCTCAGGCCTATCGGAGTACTGTTGGTGCTCTCCAATATATCACTCTCACTCGACCGGACCTCAGCTATGCTGTTAATCATGCCTGCCAGTTTATGGCCAATCCCATCACTGTTCATGATCAGTGTCTTAAACGCATTTTAAGGTATTTGAAAGGCACTCTCCATTATATTATGGTCTTAGATTTCCTCATCGCCCTATCTCAACACTTTTTTTTGTTACTCTTATGCGGGGCTGGTTGTCCAACAATTCGTCGCTCAACCACTGGATTCTGCATTTACTTTGGTGACAATCTAATTTCTTGGGGCTCTAAAAAGAAACCAACAGTTGCCCGTGCTAGTGCAGAAGCTGAATACAAAGCGTTAGCTATCACTGCTTCTGAAATTTGA